The Fusobacterium sp. JB019 genome contains a region encoding:
- a CDS encoding ShlB/FhaC/HecB family hemolysin secretion/activation protein codes for MKKKTLSKVFLLVGLTFALENVSYSISSPQNNSDREMQLQEKRLEEKRIKNILKKELQEKEKVKEKEDVQFQSGRKFYIKQITLINANKLSVKEKIKIVKKYAKKDLGMGDIHNLVKDITNSYIKKGYVAARVTLPINQNISQGELKLKIFEGKIEKVLIIDRSKNKSKLKENLNLVFKEGDTVNLKKIEYSEANLSSAPNTQGKFKLNPGTKIGQTIIIGDVHETKLGSVNVDFDNLGSEGTGKNSVKVGMSTGNVLGASDTLFVQGSSTLDDDSVRYSRSVFADYTLPIGWWETGVTYNYSQTRNTIPGKITSSLNESKSSSAKFKLNRTLYDGSKGKIKLGSTFAFKDSKTFIEKSFVETSSYKSASEQIDLSYSGILAGGSIFNKLSYVRGLGSLGADKDKYNSQAKRQYDKFKFYTRYYKPFTFMNLGLAYEFTFDSQYSPDILYSGDKMSIGDDVTVRGFKDGVTGEKGIYVKNQLNYTFLTESKNPIARQLNQTKFYVGIDYGFVKNSSNKNNPKYLSNEEIASVAFGLYKDISFANISVSCGIPIYYPDYLEVDKKGRIYLTGSMSF; via the coding sequence TTGAAGAAAAAAGAATAAAAAATATTTTAAAAAAAGAGTTACAAGAAAAGGAAAAAGTTAAAGAAAAAGAAGATGTACAATTTCAGTCTGGAAGAAAATTTTACATTAAACAAATAACTCTTATAAATGCTAATAAGTTAAGTGTTAAAGAGAAAATAAAGATAGTAAAAAAATATGCAAAGAAAGATTTAGGTATGGGAGATATACATAATTTAGTTAAAGATATAACAAATAGTTATATTAAAAAAGGTTATGTAGCTGCTCGTGTGACTTTACCTATAAATCAAAATATTTCTCAAGGAGAATTAAAATTAAAGATTTTTGAGGGAAAAATAGAAAAAGTGTTAATAATTGATAGAAGTAAAAATAAATCTAAATTAAAGGAAAATTTAAATTTAGTCTTTAAAGAAGGAGATACTGTAAATCTTAAAAAGATAGAGTATTCAGAAGCTAATTTAAGCTCTGCTCCAAATACTCAAGGTAAGTTTAAATTAAATCCAGGTACAAAAATAGGTCAAACTATTATAATTGGAGATGTACATGAAACTAAATTAGGTAGCGTAAATGTGGATTTTGATAATTTAGGTAGTGAAGGCACAGGTAAAAATAGTGTTAAAGTAGGAATGTCTACAGGAAACGTATTAGGAGCTAGTGACACGTTATTTGTTCAAGGTTCTTCTACATTAGATGATGATTCTGTAAGATATAGTAGAAGTGTTTTTGCAGATTATACTCTTCCTATTGGTTGGTGGGAAACAGGGGTTACATATAATTACTCACAAACAAGAAATACTATACCAGGTAAAATAACGAGTTCTTTAAATGAATCTAAAAGTTCTAGTGCTAAATTTAAATTGAATAGAACTTTATATGATGGAAGTAAAGGAAAAATAAAATTAGGATCGACTTTTGCCTTTAAAGATTCAAAAACATTTATAGAAAAAAGTTTTGTTGAGACAAGTAGTTATAAATCAGCTAGTGAGCAAATAGATTTATCTTATAGTGGTATTTTAGCAGGTGGAAGTATTTTTAATAAACTTAGCTATGTGAGAGGTTTAGGAAGTTTAGGAGCTGATAAAGATAAGTATAATAGTCAAGCTAAACGTCAATATGACAAGTTTAAATTTTATACAAGATATTATAAACCATTTACTTTCATGAATCTTGGGTTAGCTTATGAATTTACATTTGATTCACAGTATTCTCCAGATATTTTATATAGTGGAGATAAGATGTCAATAGGAGATGATGTAACAGTAAGAGGATTTAAAGATGGAGTAACTGGAGAAAAAGGTATATATGTAAAAAATCAATTGAATTATACTTTCTTAACAGAATCTAAAAATCCTATAGCTAGACAATTAAATCAAACTAAATTTTATGTAGGAATAGATTATGGATTTGTAAAAAATAGTTCAAATAAAAATAATCCAAAATATTTATCAAACGAAGAAATTGCTTCAGTAGCTTTTGGATTATATAAAGATATTAGTTTTGCTAATATAAGTGTAAGTTGTGGAATACCAATTTACTATCCAGATTACTTAGAAGTAGATAAAAAAGGTAGAATATATTTAACAGGAAGTATGAGTTTTTAA